AGAATTTTTGGCCACATATTAATAgcaattccctactcctttccAGGTCtaaaaatgattctttttctaagatatttagtgacaggggcacctgggtggctctgtcgttaagcatctgccttcagctcaggtcatgatcttagggtcctggcgTTGAATcccatctgggctctctactcagccagaagcctgctttttcctctgcctttgctgctgcttgtgttccctctctcactgtctctctctgtcaaataaataaataaaatcttttaaaaataaaaaaaaaagatagtgacaGTGTCGGGTTTTTCCACCAGGTGTCTTTATTTTCTACCCCTCGATTCAGCATTCCTGCAATCAAGGTTTATCAGGCACCCATGAAGACACAGCTGTGAGCCACACGCAAAGCTCCCTCCCCTTGTGAGCTTACATTCCTGTTGGAGGACAAGgcaataaacaaaaagcaaaatatacatCGAGTCAGGTGGCATTCACCACTAAGGAGGACCTTATCAGGAGTGCTGTGATGGGGTGCATTTTGGAACAGAGTGGTTAGGGAAGGCTTTACTGAGCAGGTGAGGTTTGAGCCAAGACTCTGCAATCAGGTATGAGGCTCCGTAATCATAATTCCAAGACTCTATCAGCAGACCCCTAGTGGGAGATGCCCTTGGTTATTCCCAGTGTCTGACAACACCACTCCATCTGGTTTCCATTCCTCCCAGCAAGccaacctgcttccccctttcatACCTGAGATGATGGAAGGGAAAGATACCTGATCACAGCTTCTCCTTCCTCGTCTGGGGGCTCTGAGAAATGGCCTTCAATCTCTTTTTCGCTCCCTGCAAAATTACAAAGTAGGAAGCTCACAAAAAATTCTCCCAAATCCGAGCAAAGTAAACACCTCATGCTtttgttccttcatttttaaacGTAAATTAAACATAAATGGAACAGCTTGAACCTTGCAAAATCCAGCTATCTTACTGAGCATCTGACAAGGCTATCTTTCTCCCTGGTAAGTGAAGGATTCTCACATGGCCAATGGCTTAGAAAGGTTTTATccaaggattccctggggatacAGGGActgtttcatttctctctgtctttccagtACTATGCTTGGGATAGATGAGGAATgaaaaagatggggcacctgggtggctcagtgggttaagcctctgccttcatctcaggtcatgatctcaggatcctgggatcgagccccgcatcaggctctctgctcagtggggaacctgcttccccctctctttctgcctgcctctctgcctacttgtgatctctttctctctgtcaaataaataaacaaaatcttaaaaaaaaaaaaaaaaagaatgacaggagCAGGAACTTATGATGCTTGAAATGCAGCCACGGCCAAGATCATCCAATTTTATAGTCCTGTCCACCTGAGGGTACCAGGTGCTGCCTGTGCAGGCTGCCTCTTGCCTCCGGGGGTGGCTACCAGCACCACCCAACATTTTATTGTCACCAGAGGGGAACAAGAGGTACCCATGCCAGAGGAGGGAGCTGCCCCCTTAGCTTGTTTCTCCTGCTGGCCAGCTCTTGGCTCTGCAAAAAAGTCatcctcagggatgcctgggtggctcagtcattaaaaatctgccttcggctcagatcatggtcccagggtcctgggattgagcccccctgctcagcgggaagcctgcttctcccactccctatgcttgtgttcccactctcactgtgtctctctctgtcaaatagataaataaaatcttaaaaaaaaaagtaatcatcattctgtgttatacgcaactgatgaattttTGAACTCTGCATgggaaactaatgatgtaccagaTGTTGGCTGAtcgaatttaaattaaaaaaacaaaaactaaaaaaaataaaaataaaaaaccagaatGAAGAATAGTTTGTAAAGTGAAAAAGCAAAATCATAGTCATTTTGAATAAGTTTTAGTACTGGATGCATTATTTTTGTAGAGGATTTAGAGATAGTTTCATATGGATCAGAAAGACatagggaggggtgcctgggtggttcagttggtttaaGTTtgtgcctttggctctggtcatgatctcagggtcctgggatgaggccccacaatggggtccctgctcagcgggagcctgcttcttcctctccctccaccattCATGCTCCTATTCTCTCActactccctctctcaaataaataaatcttaaaaaaaaaaaaaagacatggggggacgcctgggtggctcagttggttaagcagctgccttcggctcaggtcatgatcccagcgtcctgggatcgagtcccacatcgggctccttgcttggcagggagcttgcttctccctctgcctctgcctgccattctgtctgcctgtgctctctctctctccccccccccccccgataaataaataaaatctttaaaaaaaaaaaaaagacatgggtaTTAGTACTATTGGGCCAAGTATTATTACAAAATTAACCAGTTGAATCAAAGAGTCCCATTTTTCATGAGTGGATCCAGAAACAGAATGGATTGTGGGGTCTCTTTGGTCCAAATACTTCTTTACAAGTGGAAAAACTAAAGCTCGGacttcctggcctccagaactatgagaaacacATGTTGTTAATGGTTTCAGCAGCTCTAGTGGCTTAAGGGATAGGCCCTTCTTGGCTGTGACTGTTTCTctgactttccttgtttttgatgatgcTGACAGTTTTGAGTTCTAGTCAGGACTTTTGTAGGATGTTGGTGTTTTTCTCCTGATTAGACAGGAGTTATGGGTTCTGGGGAGGAAAGATAAAGGACCATTTTCATCATATCATGTCAAGGGCACTGTATCAATGTCCTAGGGCTGTCATAaccaagtaccacaaactggcttaaagcaacataaatttattctttCCTGGTTCTGGAGCCTGGAGGTCTGAAATCAAGTTGCAAGGCCATCCCACATctgaaaaccacagaaaaatCCTTCTTTGCTTCTCTGTAGCTTCCAGTGGTTTCCCTAGCTTCCTTGGCTCCTGCTGTAGCATGTTGGTCCCTGCCTCCTTTGTCACATGATATTCTCAGCTCTTGTCCCTAtgtctcttctcctcttcttacaaggagaCAAGTCATATTGAATTAAGGGCCAACCCTACTCCAGAAtcaccccatctttttttttaaattttatttatttatttgacagattacaagtacacagggaggcaagcagagagagagacaggaaagcgagttctctactgagcagagagcctgatgcgggactcgatcccaggaccccgagatcatgaccgaagccaaaggcagaggtttaactcaccgagccacccaggcaccccagaatcaCCCcattttaactaattacatctgcaatgacccaATTTCCAAATAGAGTCAAATTCTGAGGTCTTGGgaaggacatgaattttgggaggatacACTTGAACCCATGCTATCAACATGATTTATGACTGTTGGTGTTGACCTTGGCCACGTAGTGTTTGTTAGAGCTCCCCACTGCAAAGtgactcttttcttttcccctctccatACTTTATTCTTGGCAAGGAAGTCACTAGGAACAGTCCACATTTTTGGAGTGGGAAGTTATGCTCTCTATCTCTAGGGTTGAGTACCTACATTacttatttggaattcttctgcatgagGAGCTCGTCTCTTCTccccatttattaatttattcaatcaaTCCAGCATATATGTATGGTTGTATGAGAACTGTTAATTCGTACCTCTGTGGTACTGACTAGGTACATGGGCAGTTCCTTTTGCCTTTAGTCTTATACACTCCATTCCCAAAGTTCCTTGGGTCAGCACTACCTTCTCCTACCTCCTTCAGTGAGTTTGCTTCATACATTTAGAAAGCTACAGTTAGATCCTCCTGTCACAGCCTGCATTCTTTGCTGGGATCTTCCAACcccctaaatgatttttttttttttttaattagtttgcggtaaggttcactcttggtgttgtaaaGTTCTGTAGGTTTTGAACATTGCGTAAGGTCATGTACCCACCATTACCAAGTCATACAGAATAGTTCTACCACCCTAAAAATCCCCTGTAGTTCATGTATTCCTCCCTTGCAACTCtagtccctggaaaccactggTCTTTTTACTGCCTGCctagttttatcttttccagaacGTCACATGGTTGGAATTACATAGCATGTGGCTTTTTTCAGACTGATTTCTTTTACTTGGCACgatgcatttaagattcctccatgtctttttgtgacttTTAGGAGCTaagtattctcttgttttaatGCACTATGGTCGGCTTACCCATTCACCTTTGGATGGACATCTTGGAGATTTGGAGTTTATGGAGattttgaataaagctgctgtaaacattcacgTGCAGACTTCTGTAGAGACATATGTTTTCAACTCAATTGGGTAAGTACTTAGGAACATGAtcgctagatcatatggtaagactATGGCATTTCTTTGTAAGAAGCTGtcaaactatcttccaaagtgactgtaccattttgcattcccaccagcaatgaatgagaattcttGTTGCTCTGTgtccttgtcagcatttgatgtcagtttttttttttaaattttcatcattcTAATGGGTGCATAGTGATGTCTTGTTTTAACTTGTAATTCTGTGATGACaggtgattttgagcatcttttcatatgcttattttccacctgtatgttttctttggtgaagtgcTCAGATCTTTTGCACacgttttttgttttcttattgttcagTTTAGGAGCACATCTAACAAGCAAATCTCGAGTTCAAAATACTATTCTCCACTAAAAGGAGCCAGAAGTCCTTGGAAAAGAGGTTGGTTACTGGTGTGAGAAGGGGTTAGACAAGATGAGCCCGGAGCATCTTATAGTACTAGAAAGTAAGGCAGTGCTTAAAAATAGCTGTGGGTGTCTAAAGGGCAGAGAAATCCATATGACAGAGGTCTCCAGTGGCCAAAGCCAGAACTGACTGAGCAACAAAATAATAACAGGATTAGATTATAACCTGTGGAATAAAATAAGTATTCATCAGTCCATATtggtaatatataaataattgagtaggtaaataaataaatgaggcagaaggatGGCTCTTCCTTAGAGAATAATTCTAATCAACTAATACTGAGGAAATAAGAGAAGTAGAAAATCACCATTAGAACACACAATACCACAATAACAATGACTGCAGGCAAGATCCACCAGTAGAAGCTAAGACTGGTGGATGAAAGTGAGATGAAACAGGATATTGGTACAGTCTTCAAGTATCTACCCCAAATGTTTgctaattaaaaagagaaatatgttaTTTCGCAGTGCAGAAACCCCACAGACATGACCTAAACCAAGTGTTCAAAGTAAACGTCACTGCTAATAAGACATACTGAcatctggggcccctgggtggctcagtgggttaagccgctgccttcggctcaggtcatgatctcagagtcctgggatcgagtcccacatcgggctctctgctcagcagggagcctgcttccctctctctctctctgcctgcctctctgcctacttgtgatttctctctgtcaaataaataaataaaatcttaaaaaaaaaaaaaagacatactgaCATCTGAAACCGCTGATATGATATATTGAGAAGGGCATCACCCTTCTGTGGCATCCTTTCCAGAAACATGTGACCTCAATATACTCATGAGAAAACAACAGACAATCCAAACTGAAGAACATTCAATAAAGTAACTGAGAAGTACCCCTCAATATGTCAAggtcagaaagacaagaaaagactAAGGAATTGCAACAGATTGTAGgagacaaaggagacaagaaaacTAAAGGCAGAATGAGATGATGGATTAGATCCTGGACCAAAcaactcctctccccaccccccaaaaagaggACTTTATTGGAAGAGCTGGTGAAATCAAATATGCACCAATTCTCTAACTATATTGATGAATATTTTACTTGTTCTTAGTTTTGACAGCTGTCCTATGgttatatataatgtaaacacTAGTGAAAACCAAGTTAAGGGTATATAGGAACTCCCTGTACTAATTTTGCAATTTTTCTcgaagtctaaaattatttcaaaataaaaagttaaaagtcatttttttttttttttaagattttatttacttggggtgcctgggtggctcagtgggttaagcctctgccttcggctcaggtcatgatcccagggtcctgggatcgagccccgcatggggctctctgctcagcagggagcctgtttcctcctccctctctctgctgcctctctgcctacttgtgatctctgtctgtcaaataaataaataaaaatattaaaaaatatatttaaaaaaaaaagattttatttacttgacagagagagatggcaagcaggcagagaggcaagcagagagagaggaggaagcaggcgccctgctgagcagagagcctgatgcggggctcgatcccaggaccctgagatcacgacctgagccgaaggcagtggcttaacccactgagccacccaggcgccccaaaagtcaTTTTGATACTCGCCTTTTATCTGTTAGTTATATGAAAATCTCTTCCTCATCTGGCACTGCAGTGGAGTGGATGTATCTCCATGCTGCTGTCTTAGTTGTACCTCCCAAAGGCCATTCCACCACTGTTCTAGAAGGTTAATGGCCTCTGAACTGAACAAAAAATAAGTGGTTTTTTTTACTTTAGGCGATGTTATGTGGTACACTGTGTTGGTGGATCAAATATTCTGTGAACCTCCAGACAGTAGGGTTGGCTGAGTCCATCGAGGCAGGAGAGGCAATTCCAGACGCATAACATGTGTTGTGATGATCTCAGCCCACATAAATTGCTCCCCTTTCAGAGTGGAAGCAGTCCATTGTAACTGACTTGTGACCAAATGACTGGTTGGTCTCCTTGAGGAATGGTACTATGTGGGGGATTCAATGCGGCAATAGGGTGAGTGTCCAGCAGCGGCAGTAGCCAGATCAGCCTTAGTGAGTGGTTTCCACACTGGCGGATCCATTATTAGTCTCTATCCATGCTACCATTGTGCCGGCACTGGAGTGGTCTTTGACACTGATATCATTGGCCAATGATAACTGGCAGAATCAATCATATTATCTGCTTCGTTTGGTCTCTTCTGTGTCAGATACTGGCTGGTGGGCGTTAACGTGTGATACCTGTGCTACAGAGATCCCACTTTGTGCTTACTCCTAGAGCTCCATCTACATGCCTCTTCTCCAAACCTCTTGGACCCTGATTTTCCAATCTTTCTCCTTCATAGGACCTTGACCACATAGTCAAGCCATTCGCCATTGCCCAGGAGCCTATACTTATTCTTCTATggggccatttttctttttacaaaaggGGATGATTAGGTGCGTGACCTGGAGCTCTGCCAACTGGAGGGACTTCCTTTACCCCTAAGTGGAGCCCTAGTGTAGCAACAGTCTGTTGGCTCACACCCTTATACTGAGCCTACCCATTCATGAACCGAGCTTGAACTTTTCCTTCTTCTATCAGCTGGTCATCAAAGTTCCCCTTATGGCCATAAAGGTGTGAGCTGAAGGAAAGGTGCTGGCCAGGTGATGGTGGGTGACCTGGGGATCCAAGCCGTCTACCTGTGCAGCTTAGTTTGCCTTCAGGCCCTGGTTGTGCCCAATTTTACCTATTACTCTTTTGTCTAATGATGGGTTGTTTTGGACCCACCTGCCTTTATGAATTGGTGAGTCTGATAGAATACAGcccatggggatgcctgggtggctgagtcagttaagcttctgccttcagctcaggtcacaatcccagggtcctgggactgagtcccgcattgggctccctcccttgcctgctgtcctctctctctctctctctgacaaatgaatggatgtaatcttaaaaacaaacaaacaaaccgaaAACAAACATAGCCCATGATGCCCAGCTCCGGCCAGGTAGCCACTTGATGTGCTCACACTCACTAGCATAACCAGGACCTGGTAACAGGCCAGGGGGCACTTTTTTGAAAGGTGTATATAGTCTCTGTTGCAAATGTAATGACCCTGCTTCCAAACCTTAGGGATCTGCATTGCAGTTCTTTTAGGGTTTGCCACAATCTCTCcctggcatctctcctcaaacAACAGATACCTCCAGTACCATTAGCTACCTGTGGCTAATGGAAGCACAGGTACCGAATATTTCCAAAATTTAACAGGAAGCTGTACTGCACAGCGCCACACCTTGATCTAACAATTTACAAGAAATACAGGGACCAGGGGAAGATATCAAACAATACCATATGGATGCAACCATCCACAAACAGAAGGTAGAAAATTCTGCACAACAAGAGACCcagtttctttaacaaataaatggcATGGAAAAAAGGTATGGGGGGAGGGAAATTGctagagaagaaaacagatttaTGAGACATGTTAACCAAATGCGTTTTGTGGACTTTCACAGGATCTTGATTTGAACTAGCCAACTGTAAGAGACGTTTTTTGAAACAAGCCAGTTAAGCAACACACCGGGAGTGGAAATGTGAATTCATTCAAACGTGGCTGGGGAGAAGGACCCAAGTAGGAGTTTGTATTCGTGATTCAATTGAGAAGAAACACAAAGCTGGGAATAGCTTTATCTTAGTAATGTTAGCAACATGCGTCTCCAAATTTGCTGTGGAAGAAAAAGGGAGCTTGGAAGAGCTTCAGGAGTGGCAGCACATCACTGCAGGATGGTTCTGAAATCCACCCAGCAGAACAGTGGAGATGAAAGGACACCCTCCTTTCCCTTCACTTAGCTGGTGAATTAGAGGAGTGCCTACTTAGATCTCCCCTCTTCCAGGGAGACTTCCGGGCTTGCCTCACTGCCctactccctccccacctccgccTCCCTGCacttctctcctcagagtcctgagacTTGCAGGGTAAGAGAGACAAAGGGTGTGTGCCAAGGCCCTGAGCTGGGCTGGAGCTCAGGGGATACAGGATCTCAAAGGGAAACTGGAACTCAAATGCCAAAGAGGAGACTGGAAAAAAGTGGGTAGATGTCAAGGAGAGCAGGGACCATAGGGACCTTTAAGTCCATGGCAAGGATGCTGCCTTTATTTTAAAGACCAAGGGAAGCCACCACAGAGCCTTAAGCCGGAGAGGGGCCGCTAGCCTTTTTCCCGTTGTGTTAGGTAACCCTCACCTCTTTGGGAGTACTGACACACCAAGGGCTGGCAGGGCCACCTTAAGGCCGTGCCACCTTAAGCGGCCACCACTCCTCCCCCCAGCACAGCCATTGGGCTGGGGCGGCAACCTGGCCACCTTGCACACGCCCCTTGGGCTGCTGCCCCACAATGGCCAGTCTGCTCCGGGCTGCTGGGAACCCCAGGGGGCTGTTCCCCTGGAGGGGCTACTGCTCCAGGGGGACGCaggtaggtgggggagggggaagcctgctggagggtggggggccaGATGCCAAGCTTCCACCAGGCTCTGTGTGCTGCACCAGCACCCTATGACCTTGAGCGGAGGATCACTGGGCTCACTCTGTGCCAAGCGTGGGTGTTGAGTGAGATGGGCTGAGGTCCCCACAGCTGCCACAAATGAGGCTGGTGGGTGTAAAATCGAAAGTATATGGGCTCCAGAAGGCTCTCTTTGGGGCTCCCAAATGTGTAGACACATTTTGAAACAATGCCTAGGGGGTAAGGATGGTGGGGGGAGGCACCTCAGTGGCTTGGGGATGGGGCTTTCCCTTCGCATTCTTTTATCCCTTTCAGTTTCCTAGCGCATTCTTCTTTTATCCCTCTCAGTTTCCTAGCGTGCCTGGGGCAGTgttggaggaagggcagagataaGTAACTCTTCCTAGCCACTAGGGCAGGACTGGCTACGTTATGGAACCCTGTAGGGTTCCTTTCCGGAGAGTGAATCTGGCTCCTATTTTGACCCAGGTGCTGTTTTTTCCCAACTCAAACATTGACCTTGATGGTTCTGTTTAGAAAGGGGCCTTCCTGTAGGGTGGGTTTACTTCCTGTGGGTCCACCGGCCAGGCCTAGCTGTGCTGGCCCTCCAATTGGTGTCAGTGGGGTgctggcagcccctcccccactcctggaCCTGCCCcagggggccgggggtgggggctctGAGCGACTCTTGCCGTGTGTTTCTTCTTTGCAGGGCGAGCTCAGCAAAGGCTTTGTGGAGGCTCTGAAGGCAGTTGTGGGGAGCCCTCATGTGTCCACTACTGCTGCTGACCGAGAGCAGCACGGGCACGATGAGTCCATGCACAGGTGTGGGGGCCCCTCCCCCATCAGAGTCCTGGGCTGTCTTCTCCCCCACCCGATcgtttttttggggggaagggctgcattctctgcctctcctccccacccatccCTCTCCCAGGATAGCCTCAGGCCTTGGGGCTCCTCTGACATGAGCAGGACCGAGGGTACACCGTGCCCGCAGAAACTGCTGATGGTCTGGTTCCAGGTGCCGACCTCCAGGCGCTGTGGTGTGGCCCCAGAATGTGGAACAGGTCAGCCGGCTGGCCGCCCTGTGCTACAGCCAAGGAGTGCCCATCGTCCCATTTGGCACGGGCACGGGGCTTGAGGGTGGAGTCTGTGCCATGCAGGTAGGCGCCCCCCCTCCCGTCACACCTGTGGCTGCGTCCTCCCCGCCTTACCTGCCCTCCGGGGCTCCTGACCGGTGGGCAGCTCAGCCTCTCCACCTCTCCTATGGGAGGTGGCCTGGCCCCGGGAGGACGCAGGTCCATCAGCTCCTTGGCAACCCTTCCCACCAGGGCGGCGTCTGCATCAACCTGACACACATGGACCGGATCCTGAGGGTAAACCCACAGGACTTCTCTGTGGTGGTGGAGCCTGGCGTCACCCGCAAAACGCTCAACACCTACCTGCGGGACAGTGGCCTCTGGTTTCCTGTGGGTAGGCTGGAGCTCGAGGCCCTTCCCCGGTGCCCTGAGGGCTCCCAGGGGGGCAGGGCTGTTCCCGGGCGCGAGGGGAGCCCTCGGTCCCCGGGTACGTACCCCAGGCCGCCTTCTGCCTGTACTCTGCCCTGCAGACCCGGGCGCGGACGCCTCCCTCGGGGGCATGGTGGCCACCGCGGCCTCCGGCACCAACGCTCTGCGGTATGGCACGATGAGGGACAACGTGCTGAACCTGGAGGTGGTGCTGCCCGGGGGCCAGCTGCTTCACACCGCGGGCCTGGGCCGGCACTTCCGgtgagcccctccccctcccggaAATGGGATTGGGCGGGCTGCCAAGCCCCTGAGGGCTCCGAGTCTCCCCTCAGGCACACCGGCCAACGTTCTTCACCTGTCTTGATGGCAGGCTGGGCCGACTCCCCACCTGGCAGGGGCCTGGGGGACGGTGctgggccttcagctcaggcttgTGGCCAGAAAGCCACCACCTCCTGGCCGGGCACTCACCTGCCTTATATGTCCCCGGGGTCCAGGAAGAGTGCAGCCGGCTACAACCTCACAGGGCTCTTCGTGGGCTCTGAGGGGACACTGGGACTCATCACGGCTGCCACCCTGCGCCTGCACCCCGCCCCTGAGGCCACGGTGGCCGCCACCTGCGCATTTCCCAGTGTCCAGGCTGCTGTGGATGCCACGGTTCACATCCTCCAGGCTGCAGTGCCCGTGGCCCGCATTGGTGAGCTGGGGGCTGGGCCGTCTAggtgggcttcctggaagaggcctGGGCCTCACCTCACCTGCCCTCTCCTTGGCCCCAGAGTTTCTGGATGAAGTCATGATGGAGGCCTGCAACAGGCACAGCCAGCTGAACTCCTTCGTGGCACCCACACTCTTCCTTGAGTTCCACGGGTCTGAGCGGGCACTGGCCGAGCAGATAGAGCGGACAGGTGTGCTGGGCTCCTGTGGGGTAGGGGGCTCAGGCTGGCCCCGAGTGAGGCCCCGCGTGAACCTCCCCCTACCCTTGCAGAGGAGATCACCCAGCACAACGGAGCCTCCCACTTCTCCTGGGCCAAGGGGGCCCAGGAGCGCAGCCGGCTCTGGGCGGCGCGGCACAACGCCTGGTATGCCGCTCTGGCCCTGCGGCCGGGCTGCAAGGTGAGTTGGGCTGGGGTGCAGGTAGCAGCCACTGCCCACCGTCCTGCTGGCCCAAGCAGGAGGCTGAGACCCACTGTGGGCAGTCTGGCTCCTACCCAGCTGCTTCTCAGACACTGTTGTCTGCCAAAGTCTCAAGAGGGAGCCCTGGCCTGGGCACAGGGACAGTGCAGGTGCTCTTAGGGTCCCTGCACGCGGAGGGCAGGCTGGCTGGAGAGAGGATGAAACAGAAGGGGTCGGCCAAATTGAAGGGGAGACTGGGCTCCaggcagcatgtgcaaaggcgtGGCCCCTTGGGCCCCTCCACATGTGCCCTGCATGTGGCCTGGCAGGGAGCAAGGTGAGAGCTGGCGAAGCctctgtgggcagggcagggcactCACTCTGGCCATGTGTCTGGTCGTCTGGGGCAAACAGGCCTAGAGAAAAGCAGCTAGTTTTGGGGGTGTGTGGTGAGGCCAAGGCTCCTTTGACCTGTTCTTAACCTTGGCCACAAGGACCTCTTACCTCCAGGCAGGCAGGAGGTGAGGGGGGACAACCTCATAAAcctgcccccacccagggctATTCCACCGACGTGTGTGTGCCCATCTCCCGGCTGCCGGAGATCCTGGTGCAGACCAAGGAGGACCTGAAGGCGTCAGGACTCACAGGTCCGCATGCCCACTGCCAGAGCACCatgtgggagggaagggggaggcctGGACTGGGGCAGCAGCTCTATCCTCTGGGCCCCCAGGGTGCATTGTTGGACATGTGGGCGATGGCAATTTCCATTGCATCCTGCTGGTGGACCCAGAGGACACTGAGGAGCTCCGCAGGGTCAaggactttggaaaacagctgggCAGGTAAGAGAAAACCCCTTggctggtggaggtggggggggggagtaccCTGCTGAGGATCTCTTCGCTGCCTCCCAGGCGGGCACTGGCACTCCACGGGACGTGTACTGGGGAACATGGCATTGGGCTGGGCAAGCGGCAGCTGCTACAGGAGGAGGTGGGCGCCGTGGGCATGGAGATCATGCGGCAGCTGAAGGCCATGCTGGATCCCCGAGGCCTCATGAACCCAGGCAAGGTGCTCTGAGGGTCTCCAAGTGCTTGGCCTACAAACCCCCAGACAGTGGAACCTCCTGTTCTGAAACCTTCCTTCTTGTCACAAAACAGTTCTGTCTTGGCCCAGATCTGCAGGTGTCCTTGCTTGCCTTCCCCTTGGTCCAGCCCTCCCTGCTGCTGAGGACTGGG
The genomic region above belongs to Neovison vison isolate M4711 chromosome 7, ASM_NN_V1, whole genome shotgun sequence and contains:
- the LDHD gene encoding probable D-lactate dehydrogenase, mitochondrial isoform X2 — translated: MASLLRAAGNPRGLFPWRGYCSRGTQGELSKGFVEALKAVVGSPHVSTTAADREQHGHDESMHRCRPPGAVVWPQNVEQVSRLAALCYSQGVPIVPFGTGTGLEGGVCAMQGGVCINLTHMDRILRVNPQDFSVVVEPGVTRKTLNTYLRDSGLWFPVDPGADASLGGMVATAASGTNALRYGTMRDNVLNLEVVLPGGQLLHTAGLGRHFRKSAAGYNLTGLFVGSEGTLGLITAATLRLHPAPEATVAATCAFPSVQAAVDATVHILQAAVPVARIEFLDEVMMEACNRHSQLNSFVAPTLFLEFHGSERALAEQIERTEEITQHNGASHFSWAKGAQERSRLWAARHNAWYAALALRPGCKGYSTDVCVPISRLPEILVQTKEDLKASGLTGCIVGHVGDGNFHCILLVDPEDTEELRRVKDFGKQLGRRALALHGTCTGEHGIGLGKRQLLQEEVGAVGMEIMRQLKAMLDPRGLMNPGKVL
- the LDHD gene encoding probable D-lactate dehydrogenase, mitochondrial isoform X1, with protein sequence MASLLRAAGNPRGLFPWRGYCSRGTQGELSKGFVEALKAVVGSPHVSTTAADREQHGHDESMHRCRPPGAVVWPQNVEQVSRLAALCYSQGVPIVPFGTGTGLEGGVCAMQGGVCINLTHMDRILRVNPQDFSVVVEPGVTRKTLNTYLRDSGLWFPVDPGADASLGGMVATAASGTNALRYGTMRDNVLNLEVVLPGGQLLHTAGLGRHFRKSAAGYNLTGLFVGSEGTLGLITAATLRLHPAPEATVAATCAFPSVQAAVDATVHILQAAVPVARIEFLDEVMMEACNRHSQLNSFVAPTLFLEFHGSERALAEQIERTEEITQHNGASHFSWAKGAQERSRLWAARHNAWYAALALRPGCKGYSTDVCVPISRLPEILVQTKEDLKASGLTGCIVGHVGDGNFHCILLVDPEDTEELRRVKDFGKQLGRRALALHGTCTGEHGIGLGKRQLLQEEVGAVGMEIMRQLKAMLDPRGLMNPGKPPPAAGSFCPRRSFLKSSVTTTLQVMADGLHDAWEGQNP
- the LDHD gene encoding probable D-lactate dehydrogenase, mitochondrial isoform X3 encodes the protein MASLLRAAGNPRGLFPWRGYCSRGTQGELSKGFVEALKAVVGSPHVSTTAADREQHGHDESMHRCRPPGAVVWPQNVEQVSRLAALCYSQGVPIVPFGTGTGLEGGVCAMQGGVCINLTHMDRILRVNPQDFSVVVEPGVTRKTLNTYLRDSGLWFPVDPGADASLGGMVATAASGTNALRYGTMRDNVLNLEVVLPGGQLLHTAGLGRHFRKSAAGYNLTGLFVGSEGTLGLITAATLRLHPAPEATVAATCAFPSVQAAVDATVHILQAAVPVARIEFLDEVMMEACNRHSQLNSFVAPTLFLEFHGSERALAEQIERTEEITQHNGASHFSWAKGAQERSRLWAARHNAWYAALALRPGCKGYSTDVCVPISRLPEILVQTKEDLKASGLTGCIVGHVGDGNFHCILLVDPEDTEELRRVKDFGKQLGSLHRLQDLFAPADLS